The following are encoded together in the Labrus mixtus chromosome 2, fLabMix1.1, whole genome shotgun sequence genome:
- the scrn2 gene encoding secernin-2 isoform X2 → MCYGPTGMAEPPMSCDCFVSLPPGSRDDHVIFGKNSDRPRDEVQEVAHYPAASHPPGSTLECTYIQIPQVEQTHAVVLSKPAWMWGAEMGANDQGVCIGNEAVWTREPVASGEALLGMDFVRLGLERGDSAWAALTVITGLLEQYGQGGQCREDPEPFSYHNTFLLVDRQEAWVLETAGKLWVAQRVTEGVKNISNQLTIGAEVSAEHPELRSVAQAEGWWDGEGEFNFSQVFSPENPPARMELAKQRYKGGTELLRQHDGSVTAEVMISILRDKPSGICMNSGGFCTTGSMVSILPRDCSLPCVHFFTATPDPSRSVFKPFVFSDGATPVPRVVSPQFGPDDPVRKQPRFQSRVDRRHDLYKAHQVALSSMETNSDEGLAIYEILMDLESQCLSEISAMLNGEIPGEELGGLFFDCVDTEIKFYQ, encoded by the exons ATGTGTTATGGACCAACAGG GATGGCAGAGCCTCCCATGTcatgtgattgttttgtttccttgcCACCTGGATCTCGCGATGACCATGTGATTTTTGGGAAGAACTCAGACCGACCCCGGGATGAGGTGCAGGAGGTGGCCCACTACCCTGCAGCATCACACCCTCCAGGCTCCACGCTGGAG tgcaCATACATCCAGATCCCTCAGGTGGAGCAGACGCACGCTGTCGTCCTCAGTAAGCCTGCCTGGATGTGGGGCGCTGAAATGGGAGCTAATGATCAGGGAGTCTGTATTGGGAATGAGGCTGTCTGGACAAGAGAGCCTGTTGCCTCCGGAGAGGCTCTGCTGGGCATGGACTTTGTTCG ACTGGGGCTGGAGCGAGGTGACAGTGCCTGGGCGGCGCTCACTGTGATCACCGGCCTCCTGGAGCAGTACGGCCAGGGGGGGCAGTGCAGGGAGGATCCTGAGCCCTTCAGCTACCACAACACCTTCCTCCTGGTGGACCGCCAGGAGGCCTGGGTCCTGGAAACTGCTGGAAAACTGTGGGTGGCACAGAGGGTAACAG agGGTGTGAAGAACATCTCCAACCAACTGACGATCGGTGCCGAGGTCTCTGCAGAGCACCCGGAGCTGCGTAGTGTGGCCCAGGCAGAGGGCTGGTGGGACGGAGAGGGAGAGTTCAACTTCTCCCAGGTGTTCAGCCCAGAGAACCCCCCTGCCAGGATGGAGCTGGCCAAACAGCGCTACAAAGGAGGCACGGAGCTACTCCGGCAACATGACG GCTCAGTGACAGCAGAGGTGATGATATCCATTCTGAGGGACAAGCCCAGTGGCATCTGCATGAACTCTGGAGGTTTCTGCACCACAGGCAGCATGGTGTCTATCCTGCCTAGAGACTGCAGCCTGCCATGCGTCCACTTCTTCACTGCCACCCCAGACCCCTCCAG GTCTGTATTCAAGCCTTTTGTCTTTTCGGACGGTGCCACCCCAGTGCCGAGGGTGGTCTCCCCACAGTTTGGGCCAGACGACCCCGTCAGGAAGCAGCCTCGTTTTCAGAGCCGGGTGGACCGCAGACATGACCTTTACAAGGCCCACCAGGTGGCGCTCAGCTCCATGGAGACCAACTCG GACGAGGGTTTAGCCATCTATGAGATCCTGATGGACCTGGAGTCGCAGTGTCTGAGTGAGATTTCAGCCATGCTTAACGGAGAGATACCAGGAGAGGAACTGGGGGGCTTATTTTTTGATTGCGTGGACACAGAGATTAAGTTCTACCAATGA
- the scrn2 gene encoding secernin-2 isoform X3, producing MAEPPMSCDCFVSLPPGSRDDHVIFGKNSDRPRDEVQEVAHYPAASHPPGSTLECTYIQIPQVEQTHAVVLSKPAWMWGAEMGANDQGVCIGNEAVWTREPVASGEALLGMDFVRLGLERGDSAWAALTVITGLLEQYGQGGQCREDPEPFSYHNTFLLVDRQEAWVLETAGKLWVAQRVTEGVKNISNQLTIGAEVSAEHPELRSVAQAEGWWDGEGEFNFSQVFSPENPPARMELAKQRYKGGTELLRQHDGSVTAEVMISILRDKPSGICMNSGGFCTTGSMVSILPRDCSLPCVHFFTATPDPSRSVFKPFVFSDGATPVPRVVSPQFGPDDPVRKQPRFQSRVDRRHDLYKAHQVALSSMETNSDEGLAIYEILMDLESQCLSEISAMLNGEIPGEELGGLFFDCVDTEIKFYQ from the exons ATGGCAGAGCCTCCCATGTcatgtgattgttttgtttccttgcCACCTGGATCTCGCGATGACCATGTGATTTTTGGGAAGAACTCAGACCGACCCCGGGATGAGGTGCAGGAGGTGGCCCACTACCCTGCAGCATCACACCCTCCAGGCTCCACGCTGGAG tgcaCATACATCCAGATCCCTCAGGTGGAGCAGACGCACGCTGTCGTCCTCAGTAAGCCTGCCTGGATGTGGGGCGCTGAAATGGGAGCTAATGATCAGGGAGTCTGTATTGGGAATGAGGCTGTCTGGACAAGAGAGCCTGTTGCCTCCGGAGAGGCTCTGCTGGGCATGGACTTTGTTCG ACTGGGGCTGGAGCGAGGTGACAGTGCCTGGGCGGCGCTCACTGTGATCACCGGCCTCCTGGAGCAGTACGGCCAGGGGGGGCAGTGCAGGGAGGATCCTGAGCCCTTCAGCTACCACAACACCTTCCTCCTGGTGGACCGCCAGGAGGCCTGGGTCCTGGAAACTGCTGGAAAACTGTGGGTGGCACAGAGGGTAACAG agGGTGTGAAGAACATCTCCAACCAACTGACGATCGGTGCCGAGGTCTCTGCAGAGCACCCGGAGCTGCGTAGTGTGGCCCAGGCAGAGGGCTGGTGGGACGGAGAGGGAGAGTTCAACTTCTCCCAGGTGTTCAGCCCAGAGAACCCCCCTGCCAGGATGGAGCTGGCCAAACAGCGCTACAAAGGAGGCACGGAGCTACTCCGGCAACATGACG GCTCAGTGACAGCAGAGGTGATGATATCCATTCTGAGGGACAAGCCCAGTGGCATCTGCATGAACTCTGGAGGTTTCTGCACCACAGGCAGCATGGTGTCTATCCTGCCTAGAGACTGCAGCCTGCCATGCGTCCACTTCTTCACTGCCACCCCAGACCCCTCCAG GTCTGTATTCAAGCCTTTTGTCTTTTCGGACGGTGCCACCCCAGTGCCGAGGGTGGTCTCCCCACAGTTTGGGCCAGACGACCCCGTCAGGAAGCAGCCTCGTTTTCAGAGCCGGGTGGACCGCAGACATGACCTTTACAAGGCCCACCAGGTGGCGCTCAGCTCCATGGAGACCAACTCG GACGAGGGTTTAGCCATCTATGAGATCCTGATGGACCTGGAGTCGCAGTGTCTGAGTGAGATTTCAGCCATGCTTAACGGAGAGATACCAGGAGAGGAACTGGGGGGCTTATTTTTTGATTGCGTGGACACAGAGATTAAGTTCTACCAATGA
- the scrn2 gene encoding secernin-2 isoform X1, whose amino-acid sequence MGSAPARSDFLQKAGMAEPPMSCDCFVSLPPGSRDDHVIFGKNSDRPRDEVQEVAHYPAASHPPGSTLECTYIQIPQVEQTHAVVLSKPAWMWGAEMGANDQGVCIGNEAVWTREPVASGEALLGMDFVRLGLERGDSAWAALTVITGLLEQYGQGGQCREDPEPFSYHNTFLLVDRQEAWVLETAGKLWVAQRVTEGVKNISNQLTIGAEVSAEHPELRSVAQAEGWWDGEGEFNFSQVFSPENPPARMELAKQRYKGGTELLRQHDGSVTAEVMISILRDKPSGICMNSGGFCTTGSMVSILPRDCSLPCVHFFTATPDPSRSVFKPFVFSDGATPVPRVVSPQFGPDDPVRKQPRFQSRVDRRHDLYKAHQVALSSMETNSDEGLAIYEILMDLESQCLSEISAMLNGEIPGEELGGLFFDCVDTEIKFYQ is encoded by the exons ATGGGCAGTGCACCGGCTAGATCCGACTTTCTGCAAAAAGCTGG GATGGCAGAGCCTCCCATGTcatgtgattgttttgtttccttgcCACCTGGATCTCGCGATGACCATGTGATTTTTGGGAAGAACTCAGACCGACCCCGGGATGAGGTGCAGGAGGTGGCCCACTACCCTGCAGCATCACACCCTCCAGGCTCCACGCTGGAG tgcaCATACATCCAGATCCCTCAGGTGGAGCAGACGCACGCTGTCGTCCTCAGTAAGCCTGCCTGGATGTGGGGCGCTGAAATGGGAGCTAATGATCAGGGAGTCTGTATTGGGAATGAGGCTGTCTGGACAAGAGAGCCTGTTGCCTCCGGAGAGGCTCTGCTGGGCATGGACTTTGTTCG ACTGGGGCTGGAGCGAGGTGACAGTGCCTGGGCGGCGCTCACTGTGATCACCGGCCTCCTGGAGCAGTACGGCCAGGGGGGGCAGTGCAGGGAGGATCCTGAGCCCTTCAGCTACCACAACACCTTCCTCCTGGTGGACCGCCAGGAGGCCTGGGTCCTGGAAACTGCTGGAAAACTGTGGGTGGCACAGAGGGTAACAG agGGTGTGAAGAACATCTCCAACCAACTGACGATCGGTGCCGAGGTCTCTGCAGAGCACCCGGAGCTGCGTAGTGTGGCCCAGGCAGAGGGCTGGTGGGACGGAGAGGGAGAGTTCAACTTCTCCCAGGTGTTCAGCCCAGAGAACCCCCCTGCCAGGATGGAGCTGGCCAAACAGCGCTACAAAGGAGGCACGGAGCTACTCCGGCAACATGACG GCTCAGTGACAGCAGAGGTGATGATATCCATTCTGAGGGACAAGCCCAGTGGCATCTGCATGAACTCTGGAGGTTTCTGCACCACAGGCAGCATGGTGTCTATCCTGCCTAGAGACTGCAGCCTGCCATGCGTCCACTTCTTCACTGCCACCCCAGACCCCTCCAG GTCTGTATTCAAGCCTTTTGTCTTTTCGGACGGTGCCACCCCAGTGCCGAGGGTGGTCTCCCCACAGTTTGGGCCAGACGACCCCGTCAGGAAGCAGCCTCGTTTTCAGAGCCGGGTGGACCGCAGACATGACCTTTACAAGGCCCACCAGGTGGCGCTCAGCTCCATGGAGACCAACTCG GACGAGGGTTTAGCCATCTATGAGATCCTGATGGACCTGGAGTCGCAGTGTCTGAGTGAGATTTCAGCCATGCTTAACGGAGAGATACCAGGAGAGGAACTGGGGGGCTTATTTTTTGATTGCGTGGACACAGAGATTAAGTTCTACCAATGA